In one window of Thermodesulfobacteriota bacterium DNA:
- the fbp gene encoding class 1 fructose-bisphosphatase, whose product MSIGMTLTKFLLEEQRRHPGSTGNFTALFSDLVTAAKVISREVRRAGLIDILGASGNNNIHGEEVQKLDELANETIIRAMEHGGHLSAMASEEMDDIIHVDGKYPRGCYLLLFDPLDGSSNIDVNVSVGTIFSILRCSSDAKVTTADFLKPGVEQVSAGYILYGSSTMMVYTTGHGVHGFTLDPSVGEFLLSHPDIRIPEKGKIFSINEGNSKHWLPGTGAYIEKLKSDGKDYSARYVGSLVSDFHRNLLKGGIFLYPADKKSRNGKLRLLYEANPLSFIVEQAGGRSSNGIERIMEIRPGELHQRTPLIIGSRADVEEAESFWKAHFA is encoded by the coding sequence ATGTCCATCGGGATGACCCTTACCAAGTTCCTTCTTGAAGAGCAGAGGCGGCACCCGGGCTCTACCGGAAATTTCACGGCGCTTTTCTCGGACCTCGTAACCGCCGCAAAGGTAATATCAAGGGAGGTGCGGCGCGCGGGCCTCATCGACATACTCGGGGCGTCGGGCAACAACAACATCCACGGCGAGGAGGTCCAGAAGCTCGACGAGCTCGCGAACGAGACCATCATCAGGGCCATGGAGCACGGGGGGCATCTCTCCGCAATGGCCTCAGAGGAGATGGACGACATCATCCACGTGGACGGCAAGTACCCTAGGGGCTGCTACCTCCTCCTCTTCGACCCTCTCGACGGCTCATCCAACATAGACGTGAACGTAAGCGTGGGCACCATCTTCTCGATACTTAGGTGCAGCAGCGACGCGAAGGTCACTACCGCCGACTTCCTCAAACCCGGGGTCGAGCAGGTCTCGGCAGGCTACATCCTCTACGGTTCGAGCACCATGATGGTCTACACGACAGGCCACGGCGTGCACGGCTTCACGCTAGACCCGAGCGTCGGGGAGTTCCTGCTTTCGCACCCGGATATCAGGATCCCCGAGAAGGGAAAGATATTCAGCATAAACGAGGGGAACAGCAAGCACTGGCTCCCGGGCACCGGCGCGTATATAGAGAAGCTTAAGTCGGACGGCAAGGACTACAGCGCCCGGTACGTGGGCTCGCTCGTCTCGGACTTCCACCGTAACCTCCTTAAGGGCGGCATCTTCCTCTACCCGGCTGACAAGAAATCGCGTAACGGCAAGCTACGACTCCTTTACGAGGCCAACCCGCTCTCGTTCATCGTCGAACAGGCCGGAGGCCGTTCATCCAACGGCATCGAGAGGATAATGGAGATACGGCCAGGGGAGCTCCACCAGAGGACGCCCCTGATAATCGGGAGCAGGGCGGATGTCGAGGAGGCAGAGTCGTTCTGGAAGGCCCACTTCGCCTGA
- a CDS encoding FmdE family protein: protein MKKTTKWRQDFFSEVEPIRLKEPLAYILGAQDENELFVINYTDAVLVAGHSCPAVSGAYRLTQKALKALYGEEVPVRGEIRVIVKGGPGDLAYGPQAHVISLITGAAGATGFKGLGGRFGRNNKLFFDAEDPQFNTFIFQREDNGKAVQISYNPQALSGDPRMNDLMPRVMRGMATKEEKELFYTLWQGNVRKILLEDDKYPGLFELASLDGFRFPELKAGAY, encoded by the coding sequence ATGAAGAAAACCACGAAATGGCGCCAGGATTTTTTTAGCGAGGTCGAGCCCATAAGGCTCAAGGAGCCGCTTGCATACATCCTCGGCGCTCAGGACGAGAACGAGCTTTTCGTCATCAACTACACGGATGCCGTGCTGGTGGCCGGCCATTCATGCCCCGCCGTTTCAGGCGCATACAGGCTTACACAGAAAGCGTTAAAGGCCCTTTACGGTGAAGAAGTCCCTGTGAGGGGAGAGATACGGGTCATTGTAAAGGGCGGTCCCGGCGACCTGGCCTATGGTCCCCAGGCCCATGTAATTTCACTCATAACCGGGGCCGCGGGCGCAACCGGCTTCAAGGGGCTCGGCGGTAGGTTCGGCAGGAACAACAAGCTTTTCTTCGACGCCGAAGACCCCCAGTTCAATACCTTCATCTTCCAGAGGGAGGATAACGGAAAGGCGGTTCAGATATCCTACAATCCCCAGGCCCTCTCGGGAGACCCGAGGATGAACGACCTCATGCCCAGGGTCATGAGAGGCATGGCTACAAAAGAGGAAAAGGAGCTCTTCTACACCCTTTGGCAGGGCAACGTAAGGAAGATCCTCCTTGAGGACGATAAGTATCCCGGCCTTTTCGAGCTTGCCAGCCTCGATGGCTTCCGTTTCCCGGAACTCAAGGCAGGCGCGTACTGA